The Amblyomma americanum isolate KBUSLIRL-KWMA chromosome 2, ASM5285725v1, whole genome shotgun sequence genome contains the following window.
ttacaacagaagcagggagaacaaaagtcagagatgaagcgccgtgaaaccagccaaatcgcggcttaaatacagtggatattccctaggcacctagctagggaaaccggtggctgatcaagcgtccaatgggcagacacactcttcatagtctcttccctaaccccgtgaccactccgccctcacaaacacgtgcacaggcgacaaggaatcctggcgccttgaggtcctggaatgctgtttcctacgggttgaccaggtgcataaggtcgttagctttgcaggcggtgatcccctccgtgggaaagatgcgtcctgacggccccgtgaattccagagggtaagattaatcagccgtgtccgcccccgctttgtctggctgCGCAGGTGCAAGCTagcgaggagggtccggcgcctttgttcgagtctttctgccggtccacgtgagggcacagttcgggagaaatgccgcattccatactccggacgaagggatgagaggcctttcgtcacagctcaccgtcgccaggagccgttcctaatcctcttctcaggaggacagcacctttggtcaaacatagttcgatggcgcctgccgggctcgtcaattcccgctgtcggggcctccgatcacaacaatccgtccgccgccaagaagacgccacgaagtggttgcagctggtcggtgcaccacgaatgggcgtcttTGTCCCattcggcctcgtagtagtcagcccacttgacctgcacagcgggcaagggtcctcaacggagcattggcgatcagatctgagctcagcccctacctccggctaggcagtacgcggccagcctcagaacactgccaggtctttaatacggagcaatatggctgcaaattttggacgacttaaccctcgccaacagctcacgcccggaagtctgctgaaccaaaactagttcctctttttgtttttccttttttcgcaaagaCATGCGTCGAAATGTCGGGTGGCTCCTGGGAACTTTACAGTGCAAGGGTGTTGGACAGGGCagcttcctcctctctctctttcttgcatgTTGTGTCCCCCTCCGACACCCGCGCGTTCTGTGGCGCCCTTTTGTGTGGCAGCTGCGCGCCCTTCTGCACAGCACGCCGCATGCGTAACCTGTCTCGCGACAACTCCTGTCGTGGTCCCATAATGGAACAGGTGGCTTTCGCCCTGCACGCTTGGTTGGTATTGCACGCGACGCCTTTCTGATTTCCTGTGCCGCGACGAAGATGTCGGGCCATTACAATGCTGATTAGTTTTCCCACTTCCGGTGCTTTTGACCCGCACATCTTTCTTTGCCTGCAACCGCCTTCGGGAAACTACCATTGTTGATTTTCCCTTTCTGTCATCAGTTCTCGCGGTGCCGTCGCGTGTTGTTAAGCTGCCGGCCTTCGCCTCAACACCAGCAGCCGACGTAGCATTTGGCAAATGCTTGTCGCATTCTATGTTTTTCTCACGCAGCGAAGCCACTCGCTTTTTGCTCTCAGTACCAGGTGACGGTTTCCCTGACGAGCCGGTCGCTGCTCTTTCTTCTAAACAAGGTAGCTCATTTTCTTGCGGTCGGTCACTAGCCGCTGTGATTTCCTCATCACTGAGCTTCTCTTTGTTTCGATGCAGCGCTGAGCCACATTCTGCGCTTACAATCGAACTGTCAGCGGGCACTATCCGTGGGCCACTATCCGTCGGCAACTCAAAACAGTCTGCCCGCATTTGCATCTCCGCCGAGCGTAACACTTCGCTGTCCATAATTCTGGATATCGGAGCAGCGTCATTGCCATTGTGAGTGACAGTGACATCGCACTTTTCAACTAACGCTGCGCTCTCTCTGAGTGCTTCAACGCTGCTGTCAAATGACACTGCGTTACGCTCTTCGACGGAAAGCTCTCTTTCCGTGCGGTGACATACAAGTTCGCCGCAGTCTTTCTCGCGCGGAATCTGTGCCTCATTTGCCATAGCGGCATCTGTATCAGGGCTAGAACCGGCCCTTTCTCTGCTCTTCCGAGCAACAATTGTgtccctagctgaccaagcggggttcgtgggctggtcgctgacaccctgATGGGAGCGCGGCCCACTGCCATCACTACGATCTTTAGAGTGCGCCTCTGTACGTATGCCGAAAAAGTGGAAGAGGGCTCTTTTTGCCATTTCGTAGGCGTCGGCATCCTCGTCGGACAGCCGCGCTAATACGGCGCCGACATCACAAGGgaggatggccgtcaacatccGTGGCCAGTCGCCCTGGTCCACCTGCTCATCTGCGCAAATGTTTTCAAAATTTGcgagaaaattttggaaattttcTCCTCTTCTAAAAATTCTCAGACGCGCTCTCGCTCTTTGCCATCTGAGCAATTTAACTTTACGCCTGAGCTCTTCCAGTTCTCGTTCGCGTTGCTTCTCTAtctctgcctggcttgccacttttcggcacctctagcctagtgcgttctgcctgtgcggcCTGAGCTACCTGTAGATCGAGCcattttttctcgatctctctttcatgctcttcgcgcttccttttttcttcatcctctcgcttcatttgttccctttccttctccaactcctccttaattagcttcCAACATTCTACTATTTCCTCCTCGTctgcaccgaaatcctcaattgccctaatcaattcaggttttctacggatcgacccacaatcaatgcccaattcccagcatacgagaactaggtctggtttgcgcagcttcttccagtccatgactatttaagcaacggcaagtctctacttacgtggtcagaggagccccggctgcctcttttaccaaccttcgattacctaggctaacaattttctaaagttgtaaaacctggcaatgctccaagagaaagaccgcgcacttaccataccagagtcaggaccaggcgcagaccatcccaccgctgccaaccagttgatatgcttaggtatcgggaccgaggtcttcaccgcatgacgatgaactctgcagacgacggagggaagccttcaagagggttggtaaacttgaaggtttatttacatatttacaagagaagcagggagactaaaagtcagagatgaagtgccgtgaaaccagccaaatcgcggcttaaatacagtggatattccctaggcacctagctagggaaactggtggctgatcaagcgtccaatgggcagacacactcttcatagtctcttccctaaccccgtgaccactccgccctcacaaacacgtgcacaggcgacaaggaatcctggcgccttgaggtcctggaatgctgtttccgacgggttgaccaggtgcataaggtcgttggctttgcaggcggtgatcccctccgcgggaaagatgcgtcctgacggccccgtgaattccagagggtaagattaatcagccgtgtccgcccccgctttgtctggccgcgcaggtgcaagctagcgaggagggtccggcgcctttgttcgggtctttctgccggtccacgtgagggcgcagtttgggagaaatgccgcattccatactccggacgaagggatgagaggcctttcgtcacagctcaccgtcgccaggagccgttcctaatcctcttctcaggacgacagcacctttggtcaaacatagttcgatggcgcctgccgggctcgtctattcccgctgtcggggcctccgatcacaacaccaCCAAGGCGGAGATCAGACGCGGGCGGGCCGCGCGTCGTTGCGTCGGCCGCAAAGGCGCGTGGTGACGCTGGCTGCCGACGAGGCGCGGTAGCCGCCTGTGGGCGCTTCCAGCAACGACGAAGGGGCCCCTCTCTTGCCGCTAGTTCGTCCACGCGTGGCTATGAGCTCACCCCCTAAAACATGCGGGACACAGACAAGACAGCACTGTCGATCGGAGGGCGACTGCCAAAGGCTGCAGCGATTAACTACTCTAACGAGGGCGACGGATTCGGTGCCCAAATACCACACTTCCGTCGTGAGGCGAACACAACCAAGACTGGTCGATAACCCCAGAAAAGCGGCCGCGTCTCCGCTGGCGCCGAAGGGCTGACCGACCCAAAGCCTCCTAGAATACTTTCAGGCCTGCGCACtcgctccgtgacgtcacgcaccttgACCGAGCAGTGCGGGAAAGCATCTGCCGGCGTCGCGCGCAGTGCATGCGGCACGCATAGCTCTAAACATCTAAACATCTAaacttttttaattttctctcTTGAGCTGCGGCCTTCTTAGCCGTTAGCAGGTCCGTCTTCATCTGGACGTAATTTTTCATGTAGGTGTTCGTGGCAGCCCTCAAAATGTTGGAAATCACTTTGTCCGGGTGATGTCCGTTGCAGCAAACATCCAACTCTTCGTCATCGCTCAACAAGTGCTTCAGTAAGCAAAGGAGCTGCTCTCTCTGATGGCGTGTGGAATGGAACTGCGCGGCGTTTTCTTTTGTCGTCAATTTTTCAAGCACAATTTCTGTGTGCAGAACAGCGTTCACAACGACAGGCTGCGGAAATTTGAGCGCTCCTCTAGTGAGCCCTTGAATTAGACAGTTCTCGTCCGGTGGAATGTCCCTGTCCTCTCTAGTCAGGTTTCTTGCACAAGCTTCGCAAGGAAGTTTGTTCAAGGCGGCGTGGGCGCAGAAACCAGCTATGTAAATTATTGCGGGCAAACTTTGTTTCTTTGAATTGATGTCATCCCATGTAACCGTGATGTTGTATTGGTCTTGCAATTTTCTGCCTTCAAATGTGATGGTGCTGGACTCTGAGAGTTCTTTCATATCTGGAAATACCAGTGAGTCTTGAAGACGCAGTTTGGTTTCCGACTCAAATATTTGCTGAACAGAAATATGATAATTGGATCCAGCAAGCCGGCGGTAACGTCCAAACCTGCTCTCCAAACTATCTGTTTGAAATTTCCCCAGCAAGACATATTCAAAATTAAGCTCTTTGAGACAGTACCTGCTGAGTTCTATCAACGCATATGATGTCAGCCGGAGTGCTGCATGAGTTTCTGGAGTCAGTGAACCAGAACGGCTGCCACTCATCTTCAGGTCATTCCATGTGTCCAACCAGTCTACAAATTCACCAAGAAATTGCAGCTGCACACCAGTCATGTTTCTGACAGGCTCCTGATAAGATCTCTGAGGTGTCGGCCCTTTGATGGTGTTTTTGTGTTCACGATGCACCACCACCTGTGTATTAAATCAATGAACTCCGCAGTATCAGCGGCATAAGGAAAGCCGGGTTTCGTACCGGGAGTCTTCAGAGCTTGTGCTACAAAAGGATTGATTATTTTGAGCGCAAGTTTCACATTTTGACGCTCAATATTTGTTGGGTGCAAGGCCTTGTATGTTAGTCCATAGGCAAATTTAGACAGGTTGTGTCGCTCTGAAGTATACAGGTCCCAAAGCGTCTGAAACGAAGCTTTTTTTATGCCAAGCTTTGATTCTGTGCTTTTAAACTCTGGATAAAGAAAAGATGTATCTGGATTTTTTTGATtgagccaattgttcctaatgcactttaACAGGTGCACAGGATCCACCGCAAAAAACAACGGCCGTGCATTGTCTGCCGGATGAGGATACACTATGTCAATTGCTTTTTTCTTGGAAAATATTGACATTACTTTTCTGTTTATAGAATTGTTATCGCTTGCAACCGCAATAACCTTGAGACCGGCTTTTTCAAGCCCTAAAATAACCTTTTTGAGGACTTCATGCAAGTCACTTGCCTCAATGCTGAAAACTGGCAAGATATGTGCCACATCTTTGTGTCCAGAAAGCAACGACTGCGTCATAAATACGTACGCAGTTTTGGCAGCTTCAGAGGAGTTGGATGCTGTTCCCGTGAGGGAACCTCCCTTATACTCAAAATATTGCTGTAtatggatctcatccatcataaGTGTTACCGTCCTCTCATGGGGTTTCAGAAgatttgctttttttgttatATAACTTAAAAAACCCTGATCACTTTGCTCTGCCGCAGGGCTAACGTTGTATTTGTTACAGAGTCTGGTGATTGTACAGGGATGAGGCAAGATCAATTTTCCAGAGCTGCGAACAAATTTGTACGCATGTGGGGAAATTGTGAAAAATATGCTTGACAAGATGACAAGCTCTGAAGAATATCTAAATGCAGTCCGTTCTCTGTTGAGCAGATGAAGCTGTTCTTTTAGAAATCTTAGGGTTTCCATCTTTTCCACTGGCAGAAGGTCATCACTTGAAAGATCatcaagaagagaaaaaagtaaTTGAAAGCAGGCTTTCAGTTTTTCGTCTTTCTCGCAACGGTCGGGTGCTTTGAACTGCTGCACACTTTTGAGGACGGATTCCAAACTGCTCATGTCTTCAAGTCTGTCGGGAACTGTCATTTCACCACCGCGCAGCTCAACTTTTCTCCAAAAGGCTGACACCTTCAACGAATTATTTACTACCACGGAGCGTTCGATTTCTGGGGGCACTGAATTCTCGTTGACGTGAAAGAATGCTACGGCGGCGTCAGTTTTTCGCATCACCCAGAAGTCTGAGACGTGAAGACCTTCAAGGAGAGACAGAAGTTGCTCATACGACGAGACTTTGTTCCTGCGCTCCTCTTCTTCATGTGTCGCAAGTGACATCTCGATGGCGTCTTGCAGACGAGTTGCTTCGCGTCGTCTCCGTTTTGCATCGGGCTCCTCGCGAATGGGTGCAGAATTAGACAAGTATGATGCGCAATTTGGCAGTATCGTAGATACCACGTCAGGAGTGAGTCGGGTGAGGTTCATCGCAACTTCTATTGTCTTTCCATCAGCATCTGTGTACGATGTTGTAGACCGGAGGTATTCGGGCTTAAAATGGAGCTCGCACACCTGCATAAAAGAGGAATGTTCCCTTTGAGTATATGAAATTTTTCTacgtcctgtttctttttttcttttgcgatgTAAGTGCTGTTGTTACTACCACAGATTGGCTAATTACTGCTATTGGTGCTGCTTATAAGTTCTGCTGTATGTCAGTTAACTGCCATCAACTGCAGCACGCCGTGTATCGAACTGGTTGCATGCCGTATGCTTAATGCATCCGAATGTATATTATCATTTGACATTAACAGTGATTGACATATGGGAAAATTATATTACCTTTGGATCCCGCAGTGTGTCGATGTCCAAATCATCACGCCGGATGGCCTGCTTCCATTTTATCCTCCGGTCGTCTTTTGGGAATGAGAAGACACGGACCTTCGGACCGCCGTCATAATTTCCACGGCAGTTCGGCACGCAACAGCGGCCCATCCTGGACTGCCGGAACTTTCACTGACACTTTCACGACGCAGAtatgcagcacacaacacacgtTTGCAGAAGGAAATCAGACCACGCTACGAAAAGAAACACGTGCTTAGCTTCAGAGTCAAACTGCCGTGACAGGACACTGTACGCAGCACGTGTGTACTGACAAGCCTAGGCGGTAGTGCACCAACTTGTTTGACTGGTCACCCTACCGCCCGACCGGTCAAGGTGGGGTGACATCAAAGGGTGCGAGGAGGAAAGTGCGGAGGCCTTAAAAAATTCGAGGAGGCTTTGACTGACCACGGCTCTTCGAGAACACCGCGCAACACAATC
Protein-coding sequences here:
- the LOC144122096 gene encoding uncharacterized protein LOC144122096, whose protein sequence is MGRCCVPNCRGNYDGGPKVRVFSFPKDDRRIKWKQAIRRDDLDIDTLRDPKVCELHFKPEYLRSTTSYTDADGKTIEVAMNLTRLTPDVVSTILPNCASYLSNSAPIREEPDAKRRRREATRLQDAIEMSLATHEEEERRNKVSSYEQLLSLLEGLHVSDFWVMRKTDAAVAFFHVNENSVPPEIERSVVVNNSLKVSAFWRKVELRGGEMTVPDRLEDMSSLESVLKSVQQFKAPDRCEKDEKLKACFQLLFSLLDDLSSDDLLPVEKMETLRFLKEQLHLLNRERTAFRYSSELVILSSIFFTISPHAYKFVRSSGKLILPHPCTITRLCNKYNVSPAAEQSDQGFLSYITKKANLLKPHERTVTLMMDEIHIQQYFEYKGGSLTGTASNSSEAAKTAYVFMTQSLLSGHKDVAHILPVFSIEASDLHEVLKKVILGLEKAGLKVIAVASDNNSINRKVMSIFSKKKAIDIVYPHPADNARPLFFAVDPVHLLKCIRNNWLNQKNPDTSFLYPEFKSTESKLGIKKASFQTLWDLYTSERHNLSKFAYGLTYKALHPTNIERQNVKLALKIINPFVAQALKTPGTKPGFPYAADTAEFIDLIHRWWCIVNTKTPSKGRHLRDLIRSLSET